The following are encoded in a window of Amycolatopsis solani genomic DNA:
- a CDS encoding glycoside hydrolase family 3 protein: MGLGRRLGIGALAVGLLLASETTALAGNSPAYKDSWRPVKVRVADLMSRMTLDDKLGQMMQAERLGVASPVDVTTGRLGSLLSGGSSQPTPNTPVSWADMYDGFQKAALATPLGIPLIYGVDAVHGHNGLYGATVFPHNIGLGATRDPRLVEKLGRATAEEVSGTGIDWDFAPCLCVARNDRWGRTYESFGEVPQLATEMTSIITGLQGRRLDQPGSVLATAKHYVGDGGTTGGVNEGNTEISEQELRQIHLPPFKAAIQRGVGSVMISYSSWNGVKMHAGSYLVNDVLKKELGFTGIVVSDYNGVDKIDGKTGFTPEEVEASINAGIDMVMVPFEWRKFIDTLRTLVQDGRVPMSRIDDANKRILTKKFELGLFEHPLTDRRFLNTIGSEQHRDLARQAVRESQVLLKNENHVLPLSKRDKIFVAGKSADDIGNQSGGWTVGWQGTSGPVIPGTTILQGITGNSKNVTYAKDGTGIDRSYDVAVAVVGETPYAEGKGDRPQGMGLDATDLATLQKLKDSGVPTVVVLVSGRPLDIAAQLPDWAGLVESWLPGSEGQGIADVLFGGYNPTGKLPVTWMRGADQQPINVGDGKSALFPYGFGLHYPRHW, encoded by the coding sequence ATGGGCCTCGGACGCAGGCTGGGGATCGGCGCGCTCGCCGTCGGGCTGCTGCTGGCTTCGGAAACCACCGCCCTCGCCGGGAACAGCCCGGCCTACAAGGATTCCTGGCGACCGGTCAAGGTCCGCGTCGCCGACCTGATGTCCCGGATGACCCTCGACGACAAGCTCGGCCAGATGATGCAGGCCGAGCGGCTCGGCGTCGCGAGCCCCGTCGACGTCACGACCGGGCGGCTCGGTTCGCTGCTCTCCGGCGGCAGCTCGCAGCCGACCCCGAACACGCCCGTCAGCTGGGCCGACATGTACGACGGCTTCCAGAAAGCCGCGCTCGCCACGCCGCTGGGCATCCCGCTCATCTACGGCGTCGACGCCGTCCACGGGCACAACGGCCTCTACGGCGCCACCGTCTTCCCGCACAACATCGGCCTCGGCGCGACCCGCGATCCGCGGCTGGTCGAGAAGCTCGGCCGCGCCACCGCGGAAGAGGTGTCCGGCACCGGCATCGACTGGGACTTCGCGCCCTGCCTGTGCGTCGCCCGCAACGACCGCTGGGGCCGCACCTACGAGTCCTTCGGCGAGGTCCCGCAGCTGGCCACCGAGATGACGTCGATCATCACCGGCCTGCAGGGCAGGCGGCTGGACCAGCCGGGCTCGGTGCTGGCCACCGCCAAGCACTACGTCGGCGACGGCGGCACGACCGGCGGCGTCAACGAGGGCAACACCGAGATCAGCGAACAGGAACTGCGGCAGATCCACCTGCCGCCGTTCAAGGCCGCGATCCAGCGCGGGGTCGGCTCGGTGATGATCTCCTACAGCAGCTGGAACGGCGTGAAGATGCACGCCGGCTCGTACCTCGTCAACGACGTCCTCAAGAAGGAGCTCGGCTTCACCGGGATCGTCGTTTCGGACTACAACGGCGTCGACAAGATCGACGGCAAGACCGGCTTCACCCCCGAAGAGGTCGAGGCGTCGATCAACGCCGGCATCGACATGGTGATGGTGCCCTTCGAGTGGCGGAAGTTCATCGACACGCTGCGGACCCTCGTGCAGGACGGCCGCGTGCCGATGTCCCGGATCGACGACGCGAACAAGCGCATCCTCACCAAGAAGTTCGAGCTCGGCCTGTTCGAGCACCCGCTGACCGACCGGCGCTTCCTGAACACCATCGGCAGCGAGCAGCACCGCGACCTCGCGCGCCAGGCCGTCCGGGAATCCCAGGTGCTGCTCAAGAACGAGAACCACGTGCTGCCGCTTTCGAAGCGGGACAAGATCTTCGTCGCCGGCAAGAGCGCGGACGACATCGGCAACCAGTCCGGTGGCTGGACGGTCGGCTGGCAGGGCACGAGCGGCCCGGTCATCCCCGGCACCACGATCCTGCAGGGCATCACGGGCAACTCGAAGAACGTGACCTACGCCAAAGACGGCACCGGGATCGACCGGAGCTACGACGTCGCCGTCGCGGTCGTGGGGGAGACGCCGTACGCGGAAGGCAAGGGCGACCGTCCACAAGGGATGGGACTGGACGCGACGGACCTGGCCACGCTGCAGAAGCTGAAGGACTCCGGCGTGCCGACGGTGGTCGTGCTGGTGTCCGGGCGCCCGCTCGACATCGCGGCGCAGCTGCCGGACTGGGCCGGGCTGGTCGAGTCGTGGCTGCCGGGCAGCGAAGGCCAGGGTATCGCCGACGTCCTCTTCGGCGGCTACAACCCGACCGGCAAGCTGCCGGTGACCTGGATGCGCGGCGCCGACCAGCAGCCGATCAACGTCGGAGACGGCAAATCCGCGCTGTTCCCGTACGGCTTCGGCCTGCACTACCCGCGCCACTGGTGA
- a CDS encoding glutamate ABC transporter substrate-binding protein — MRWRTLFASALLLVTASACGPANVSPSDSLVTRASATDHLTIGIRFDAPGLSEHTVDGRFVGFDVDVATFVASELGVAAKDITWRETTSATRETDLTSGAVDLVVATYSITDKRKQVVSFAGPYFTTGQDLLVRRTSADITGPEALNGRRLCSVTGSTPAQQVKDKFAQAVQLVEYPRYSDCVTALLAGQIDAVTTDAVILAGYVTRDPELLKIVGKPFSAENYGVGLRKGDTQGVSAVDDAIRKMISSGEWLRSLNANIGPSGYQLPPPPEVSPK, encoded by the coding sequence ATGCGGTGGCGCACGCTCTTCGCTTCGGCGTTGCTGCTGGTCACGGCGTCGGCGTGCGGTCCGGCGAACGTCTCGCCGTCCGACTCGCTGGTCACCCGTGCGAGTGCCACGGATCACCTGACCATCGGCATCCGGTTCGACGCGCCGGGGCTTTCGGAGCACACCGTGGACGGCCGGTTCGTCGGGTTCGACGTCGACGTCGCGACTTTCGTCGCATCGGAACTGGGCGTCGCGGCGAAAGACATCACCTGGCGCGAGACGACGTCGGCGACGCGGGAAACGGACCTCACGTCCGGCGCGGTCGACCTCGTCGTGGCCACCTATTCGATCACCGACAAGCGCAAGCAGGTCGTCTCGTTCGCCGGGCCGTACTTCACCACCGGCCAGGACCTGCTGGTGCGCCGGACGTCGGCCGACATCACCGGCCCGGAAGCGCTCAACGGGCGGCGGCTGTGCTCGGTCACCGGGTCGACACCGGCCCAGCAGGTGAAGGACAAGTTCGCCCAGGCCGTCCAGCTGGTCGAGTACCCGCGGTACTCCGACTGCGTGACGGCGCTGCTGGCCGGCCAGATCGACGCGGTCACCACGGACGCGGTGATCCTCGCCGGCTACGTCACCCGCGACCCGGAGCTGCTGAAGATCGTCGGGAAGCCGTTTTCGGCGGAGAACTACGGCGTCGGCCTGCGCAAGGGCGACACCCAGGGCGTCAGCGCGGTCGACGACGCGATCCGGAAGATGATCTCCTCCGGCGAATGGCTCCGCTCGCTCAACGCGAACATCGGGCCGTCCGGTTACCAGCTGCCCCCGCCCCCCGAGGTCTCCCCGAAGTGA
- the hrpB gene encoding ATP-dependent helicase HrpB: MKLPDLPVRAVLPDVLSALAAHGTAVLVAPPGTGKTTLVPLALASSGGKVVVAEPRRLAARAAATRMAALLGEPVGETVGYAVRGDRKVSARTRVEVVTSGLLVRRVQGDPELPGVSTVLLDECHERHLDADLLLALLLDVRAGLRDDLRLLATSATVAAGRLASLLGDAPVITATAPTYPVSYSYLPPARGERVEACVARAVRTALSSGEGDVLAFLPGAGEIARTSNLLRLSDVDVLPLHGRLSAAHQDDALRPRDRRRVVLATAVAESSLTVPGVRAVVDSGLARVPRVDHRRGLPGLATVRVSAAVATQRSGRAGREGTGRAYRCWAENEQSLLPAYPEPEIRTAELARLALELACWSTPDGSGLAWWDPPGEGALAAGRALLETLGATADGVVTARGRRMAELGLHPRLARALLDGAAEVGARNAAEVVALLDSGGTLTDVEAELRRLRSANDDASRRWKREVQRLSKLVRGDGKPDPALVVALAHPERLAKRRPGGAPVYLMAGGTAAELPPGSGLDAEWLAVAEATRDPGRVHGTIRLAAAADERLAVRAGSVSEVDEVTWDGDVVARRVRKLGAITLSERPLEDANVHDALVAGLRAEGLGLLKWRPDATRLRERLAFLHHVLGPPWPAVDDASLLSDVDSWLDLSRARRKADLAAIDAGTALKALLPWPAAAKLDDLAPDRLEVPSGSHIRVDYREDRPVLAVKLQETFGWTETPTVAGVPVVLHLLSPAGRPAAITADLAGFWTTGYPAVRADLRGRYPKHPWPEDPATAVPTRHTRRRT, from the coding sequence GTGAAGCTGCCCGACCTGCCCGTCCGCGCGGTCCTGCCCGACGTGCTGTCCGCGTTGGCCGCCCACGGCACCGCGGTGCTCGTCGCGCCGCCCGGCACGGGGAAGACGACGCTGGTGCCGCTCGCGCTGGCTTCTTCCGGTGGCAAGGTCGTCGTGGCCGAGCCGCGGCGGCTCGCGGCGCGCGCGGCCGCCACGCGAATGGCCGCGCTGCTGGGCGAACCGGTCGGCGAAACCGTCGGCTACGCCGTGCGCGGCGACCGGAAGGTGTCCGCGCGGACCCGCGTCGAGGTCGTGACGTCGGGGCTGCTGGTGCGGCGGGTGCAGGGCGATCCGGAGCTGCCGGGCGTGTCGACGGTGCTGCTCGACGAGTGCCACGAGCGGCACCTGGACGCGGACCTGCTGCTGGCGCTGCTCCTGGACGTCCGCGCCGGGCTGCGCGACGACCTGCGCCTGCTGGCGACGTCGGCGACGGTCGCGGCCGGGCGGCTGGCGTCGCTGCTCGGGGACGCGCCGGTGATCACGGCGACCGCGCCCACCTACCCGGTCTCGTACTCCTACCTGCCACCGGCGCGGGGCGAACGCGTCGAGGCGTGCGTCGCGCGTGCGGTGCGGACGGCGTTGTCGTCGGGCGAAGGCGACGTGCTGGCGTTTCTCCCCGGCGCGGGAGAGATCGCGCGGACGTCGAATCTGCTCCGGCTGTCCGATGTGGACGTCCTGCCGCTGCACGGCCGGTTGTCGGCGGCCCACCAGGACGACGCGCTGCGGCCGCGTGACCGGCGGCGGGTGGTGCTGGCGACGGCGGTCGCCGAGTCGAGCCTGACGGTGCCGGGCGTGCGCGCGGTGGTGGATTCGGGACTGGCGCGTGTGCCGCGGGTCGACCACCGGCGTGGGCTGCCCGGCCTGGCGACCGTCCGGGTGTCGGCGGCGGTCGCGACGCAGCGGTCCGGGCGCGCCGGGCGCGAGGGGACCGGGCGGGCGTACCGGTGCTGGGCGGAGAACGAACAGTCGCTGCTGCCGGCCTACCCGGAGCCGGAGATCCGCACCGCCGAACTGGCCCGGCTGGCGCTGGAACTGGCGTGCTGGTCGACGCCGGACGGCAGCGGGCTGGCCTGGTGGGACCCGCCGGGCGAGGGCGCACTCGCGGCGGGCCGGGCGCTGCTGGAGACGCTCGGCGCCACGGCCGACGGCGTCGTGACCGCCCGCGGGCGGCGGATGGCGGAGCTGGGCCTGCACCCGCGGCTGGCCCGCGCGCTGCTGGACGGCGCGGCCGAGGTCGGCGCCCGGAACGCGGCGGAAGTGGTGGCCCTGCTGGATTCGGGCGGCACGCTGACCGACGTCGAGGCCGAACTCCGCCGCCTGCGAAGCGCGAACGACGACGCCTCGCGCCGCTGGAAACGGGAAGTGCAGCGGCTTTCGAAACTGGTGCGTGGTGACGGGAAGCCGGATCCCGCGCTGGTCGTCGCGCTCGCGCACCCCGAGCGGCTCGCGAAGCGGCGGCCCGGTGGCGCGCCGGTGTACCTGATGGCCGGCGGGACCGCGGCCGAGCTCCCGCCGGGCAGTGGCCTCGACGCCGAATGGCTCGCCGTCGCGGAGGCGACGCGGGACCCCGGCCGCGTCCACGGCACCATCCGCCTCGCCGCGGCCGCCGACGAACGCCTGGCCGTCCGCGCCGGCTCGGTGTCCGAAGTGGACGAAGTCACCTGGGACGGCGACGTCGTCGCCCGGCGCGTCCGCAAGCTCGGCGCGATCACCCTGTCCGAACGGCCACTCGAGGACGCGAACGTCCACGACGCCCTGGTGGCCGGCCTCCGGGCCGAAGGACTGGGCCTCCTCAAGTGGCGCCCGGACGCGACCCGCCTGCGCGAGCGGCTCGCGTTCCTCCACCACGTCCTCGGGCCGCCGTGGCCCGCGGTGGACGACGCTTCCCTCCTGTCCGATGTGGACAGCTGGCTGGACCTTTCCCGCGCCCGGCGGAAAGCGGACCTCGCGGCCATCGACGCCGGCACCGCGCTCAAGGCCCTCCTCCCCTGGCCGGCCGCGGCCAAGCTCGACGACCTCGCCCCGGACCGCCTGGAAGTCCCGTCGGGCTCCCACATCCGCGTCGACTACCGCGAGGACCGGCCGGTCCTCGCGGTCAAGCTGCAGGAGACGTTCGGCTGGACCGAGACACCCACCGTCGCCGGCGTCCCGGTGGTGCTGCACCTGCTCTCCCCCGCCGGCCGCCCGGCCGCCATCACCGCCGACCTGGCCGGCTTCTGGACCACCGGCTATCCGGCGGTCCGCGCCGACCTGCGCGGCCGCTACCCGAAGCACCCCTGGCCGGAGGACCCGGCCACCGCCGTCCCGACCCGGCACACCCGCCGCCGCACCTGA
- a CDS encoding YbaB/EbfC family nucleoid-associated protein: MITTRQLIAQARAREEAMSKVDELMAAASGTAHDVDGQVEATVDARGKLLRLWLAPSAVNLGEQVGPRVVEVAQAAMREATQDAYNRVALLLGEDMTFMIEQMTGMPAPARAEDDDPGMTVEEFQRLRAERLGAEPAPPAAASVEDEDDYWDSFDPASLRSDR; encoded by the coding sequence GTGATCACGACCCGCCAGCTGATCGCCCAGGCCCGGGCGCGCGAAGAGGCCATGTCCAAAGTGGACGAACTGATGGCCGCCGCGTCCGGGACCGCGCACGACGTGGACGGCCAGGTCGAGGCGACGGTCGATGCCCGCGGGAAGCTCCTGCGCCTGTGGCTGGCGCCGTCGGCGGTCAACCTCGGCGAGCAGGTGGGGCCACGGGTGGTGGAGGTCGCGCAGGCCGCCATGCGCGAGGCGACCCAGGACGCCTACAACCGGGTCGCCTTGCTGCTGGGCGAGGACATGACGTTCATGATCGAGCAGATGACGGGCATGCCGGCGCCGGCCCGCGCCGAGGACGACGACCCGGGCATGACGGTCGAGGAGTTCCAGCGGCTGCGGGCCGAGCGGCTGGGTGCGGAACCCGCGCCGCCGGCTGCCGCGAGCGTCGAGGACGAGGACGACTACTGGGACTCCTTCGACCCGGCTTCGCTGCGCTCGGACCGCTAG
- a CDS encoding ABC transporter permease: protein MTTAVRGAVASEWTKFWSVRATWWCLATATALMLGYATLSAIVQRYGDDASGANTIALGGAFYLAQFAVIALATLFVTSEYAGGGIRSTLLWTPARPRVVTAKAAILVPVLFGFGVLLACAGMALAATVKDGYGLPTSFEGAFTTASGMGGYFALLGLLSVGVGWALRSAAGTLVSVIVLLVPLPLIVASLGRPELVAYFPGIAGMNAMVEAGHPNPITMAPAPYAPWVGLVVCAAWSAAGLAVGTAVLRRRDA from the coding sequence ATGACGACGGCGGTGCGCGGCGCGGTGGCGTCGGAGTGGACGAAGTTCTGGTCGGTCCGGGCCACGTGGTGGTGCCTGGCGACGGCGACGGCCTTGATGCTGGGCTACGCGACGCTGTCAGCGATCGTCCAGCGCTACGGCGACGACGCCTCGGGCGCGAACACGATCGCCCTCGGCGGCGCCTTCTACCTGGCACAGTTCGCGGTGATCGCACTGGCCACACTGTTCGTGACGAGCGAATACGCGGGCGGCGGCATCCGCTCGACGCTGCTGTGGACCCCGGCCCGCCCCCGCGTGGTCACGGCGAAGGCGGCGATCCTGGTGCCGGTGCTCTTCGGCTTCGGCGTCTTGCTGGCGTGCGCGGGAATGGCACTGGCCGCGACGGTGAAGGACGGCTACGGCCTGCCGACGTCGTTCGAAGGCGCGTTCACGACGGCATCGGGCATGGGCGGGTACTTCGCGTTGCTGGGGTTGCTGTCGGTGGGCGTCGGCTGGGCCCTGCGCAGCGCGGCGGGGACGCTGGTGTCGGTGATCGTGCTGCTGGTGCCGCTGCCGCTGATCGTGGCTTCGCTGGGGCGGCCGGAGCTGGTGGCGTACTTCCCGGGGATCGCCGGGATGAACGCGATGGTGGAGGCGGGCCACCCGAACCCGATCACGATGGCACCGGCGCCGTACGCGCCCTGGGTGGGACTGGTGGTGTGCGCAGCCTGGTCCGCGGCGGGGCTGGCGGTGGGGACGGCGGTGCTGCGGCGGCGGGACGCCTGA
- a CDS encoding YbaB/EbfC family DNA-binding protein, with amino-acid sequence MADFDIELASARITEQADRAEADASARFARSGPVVGKAASPDGTIEVQVAPGGLLTGLTIHRSTLRHGSAVLADQILELAQRATRRAGDRMYHALAPVVDASQLEVLGYEPIPDDDPDADTYTYGR; translated from the coding sequence GTGGCTGACTTCGACATCGAGCTGGCTTCGGCGCGGATCACCGAGCAGGCGGACCGCGCGGAGGCCGACGCTTCGGCGCGCTTCGCCCGTTCGGGCCCGGTGGTGGGCAAGGCGGCGTCCCCGGACGGCACCATCGAGGTCCAGGTGGCCCCCGGCGGGTTGCTGACCGGGCTGACGATCCACCGCTCGACCCTGCGACACGGCTCGGCGGTGCTCGCCGACCAGATCCTCGAGCTGGCCCAGCGCGCGACCCGCCGCGCGGGCGACCGGATGTACCACGCGCTGGCGCCGGTCGTGGACGCGTCGCAGCTGGAAGTCCTGGGGTACGAACCGATCCCGGACGACGACCCGGACGCCGACACGTACACCTACGGGAGGTGA
- a CDS encoding DsbA family protein, translating to MAQARGASGDKRKWIIGIAAVVVVAALVIGGVIWTISDRNKTEGQVISPGETTSSLAGDVTQKRDGVVVTVGKAGAKASIDVYADFLCPICGEFEKQYKSQVEQAVNDGKLQVRYHMVPLLNERSSPPGYSLDSANAALAAADAGKFVQFHDALFANQPEEGKRGYDKAQLIELGKNVGITDPAFAQTVNAGTYDEQLNSAFQQIENDPKLAQDFGGGQRGFGTPTVTANGSIVSWQDPDWLKKVTG from the coding sequence GTGGCCCAGGCCAGGGGCGCGTCCGGTGACAAGCGGAAGTGGATCATCGGGATCGCGGCCGTGGTCGTCGTGGCCGCGCTCGTGATCGGCGGCGTGATCTGGACGATTTCGGACCGGAACAAGACCGAGGGCCAGGTCATCAGCCCCGGCGAGACGACCAGTTCGCTGGCCGGCGATGTCACCCAAAAGCGTGACGGTGTGGTCGTCACCGTGGGCAAGGCCGGCGCCAAGGCGTCGATCGACGTCTACGCCGACTTCCTCTGCCCGATCTGCGGCGAGTTCGAGAAGCAGTACAAGAGCCAGGTCGAGCAGGCCGTCAACGACGGCAAGCTGCAGGTCCGCTACCACATGGTGCCGCTGCTGAACGAGCGCTCGAGCCCGCCCGGCTACTCGCTCGACTCGGCGAACGCGGCGCTGGCCGCGGCCGACGCCGGCAAGTTCGTCCAGTTCCACGACGCGCTGTTCGCGAACCAGCCCGAAGAGGGCAAGCGCGGCTACGACAAGGCGCAGCTGATCGAGCTGGGCAAGAACGTCGGGATCACCGACCCGGCGTTCGCGCAGACGGTCAACGCGGGCACCTACGACGAGCAGCTGAACTCCGCGTTCCAGCAGATCGAGAACGACCCGAAGCTGGCGCAGGACTTCGGCGGCGGGCAGCGCGGCTTCGGCACGCCGACGGTCACCGCGAACGGCTCGATCGTGTCCTGGCAGGACCCCGATTGGCTCAAGAAGGTCACCGGCTGA
- a CDS encoding ATP-binding cassette domain-containing protein: MITLRGLTKRYGEKTVVDALTCDVEPGRVTGFLGPNGAGKSTTMRMTVGLDHPQQGEALVGGRRYAELRHPLREVGALLDAKALHPGRSAGKHLLAMARSNGIAAARVEEVLATVGLSDVAGKRAGQFSLGMGQRLGIAGALLGDPGVLLFDEPVNGLDPDGVRWVRRLMRSLAAEGRTVFVSSHLMSEMQLTADHLVVIGKGKLLADAPVAEFIAGNSRTTVSVRVPAPAERSTLDTRLRAEGGLTHDGEPDELVVDGIDVTRVGDLAHELGIRLHGLTERTASLEQAYMELTASSVEYGVSA; the protein is encoded by the coding sequence ATGATCACACTCAGGGGACTCACGAAGCGCTACGGGGAAAAGACCGTCGTCGACGCGCTGACGTGCGACGTCGAACCGGGACGGGTGACGGGCTTTCTCGGCCCCAACGGCGCCGGGAAGTCGACGACCATGCGGATGACCGTCGGCCTCGACCACCCGCAGCAGGGCGAGGCGCTCGTCGGCGGGCGGCGCTACGCCGAGCTGCGGCACCCGCTGCGCGAGGTCGGCGCGCTGCTCGACGCCAAGGCACTGCACCCGGGCCGCAGCGCCGGGAAGCACCTGCTGGCCATGGCGCGCAGCAACGGCATCGCGGCGGCCCGCGTCGAGGAGGTACTGGCGACCGTGGGGCTTTCCGACGTCGCCGGCAAGCGGGCCGGCCAGTTCTCCCTCGGCATGGGGCAGCGTCTCGGCATCGCGGGCGCGCTGCTCGGCGACCCCGGCGTCCTGCTGTTCGACGAGCCGGTCAACGGCCTCGACCCGGACGGCGTCCGCTGGGTCCGCCGGCTGATGCGGTCGCTGGCGGCCGAGGGGCGGACGGTGTTCGTCTCCAGCCACCTGATGAGCGAGATGCAGCTGACCGCGGACCACCTGGTGGTGATCGGCAAAGGCAAGCTGCTGGCCGACGCGCCGGTCGCGGAGTTCATCGCGGGCAACTCCCGCACGACGGTGTCGGTACGCGTCCCGGCCCCGGCCGAACGCTCCACTTTGGACACGCGGCTGCGCGCCGAGGGCGGGCTCACCCACGACGGCGAGCCGGACGAGCTGGTGGTGGACGGCATCGACGTCACCCGCGTCGGCGACCTGGCGCACGAACTGGGGATCCGCCTGCACGGCCTCACCGAGCGGACGGCGTCGCTCGAGCAGGCGTACATGGAACTGACCGCTTCTTCGGTGGAGTACGGGGTGTCGGCATGA
- a CDS encoding mycothiol transferase produces MTRETDDLLSLLAEVRKRLLIPARDLSDADAARRTTVSELTLGGLIRHLATGERLWLEILRKGDGQLPEGMLDTEQYAMSETLAHWLAEYSTAAAATDEYVASLPSLDVEVQLPTTPWSPPEPQFWSARRIVLHLIHETAQHAGHADILRESLDGANSTAQLA; encoded by the coding sequence ATGACTCGCGAAACCGACGACCTGCTCTCCCTCCTCGCCGAGGTCCGCAAGCGCTTGCTGATCCCGGCCCGCGACCTCTCCGACGCCGACGCGGCCCGCCGCACGACGGTCAGCGAGCTGACCCTGGGCGGCTTGATCCGCCACTTGGCGACCGGCGAACGGCTGTGGCTGGAGATCCTGCGCAAGGGTGACGGGCAGTTGCCGGAAGGCATGCTGGACACCGAGCAGTACGCGATGAGCGAGACGCTGGCCCACTGGCTGGCGGAGTACTCGACGGCCGCGGCCGCCACCGACGAGTACGTGGCTTCGCTGCCGTCGTTGGACGTCGAGGTCCAGCTGCCGACGACACCGTGGTCCCCACCGGAGCCCCAGTTCTGGTCGGCCCGGAGGATCGTCCTGCACCTGATCCACGAGACGGCCCAGCACGCGGGCCACGCGGACATCCTGCGGGAGTCGCTGGACGGCGCGAACTCCACGGCCCAGCTGGCGTGA
- a CDS encoding C40 family peptidase, which produces MTEHHADQLVRHGLDTTNQFADKVRHDPAAIGGARDAHYALQTSVGRTRDVAGEQRVNLTSASSGSTTDRATATSQSLEKEVQDLLDESAEIEKAVTEAAEALHVGEIKNDQVRDQIIKEISASMKALAAVKSIQPPESRAAASRDILMKLQTKISQLTGQAATFSEQTINQLTDIGTRLGGGEQTTSSSSASSTKVGSSFNSNSGYSGGGSDGGGGGGGGGGGGGGGAVHKPRLPVAIPPQPGSGVAINLPGGKQVMAPNETAAKAVRNALSQLGVPYVWGGTARGQGLDCSGLTMTSYQDAGLQLPRTAAQQTVGAEVPSIDQLLPGDLVVWSGHVAMVIGDGQMVEAGDPVQISKIRTTNAGQSFIGFYRPTG; this is translated from the coding sequence GTGACCGAGCACCACGCCGACCAGCTCGTCCGGCACGGCCTGGACACCACGAACCAGTTCGCCGACAAGGTGCGCCACGACCCGGCCGCGATCGGCGGCGCGCGGGACGCGCACTACGCCCTGCAGACGTCGGTGGGCCGCACCCGTGACGTCGCGGGCGAGCAGCGCGTCAACCTGACCTCGGCCAGCTCCGGCTCGACGACCGACCGCGCCACCGCGACGTCGCAGAGCCTCGAAAAAGAGGTCCAGGACCTCCTCGACGAGAGCGCCGAGATCGAGAAGGCGGTGACCGAGGCCGCCGAGGCGCTGCACGTCGGCGAGATCAAGAACGACCAGGTCCGCGACCAGATCATCAAGGAGATCTCGGCGTCGATGAAGGCGCTGGCGGCGGTGAAGTCGATCCAGCCGCCGGAGAGCCGCGCCGCCGCGTCGCGCGACATCCTGATGAAGCTGCAGACGAAGATCAGCCAGCTCACCGGCCAGGCCGCGACCTTCAGCGAGCAGACGATCAACCAGCTGACCGACATCGGCACCCGGCTGGGTGGCGGCGAGCAGACGACGTCGTCGAGCAGCGCGTCGTCGACGAAGGTCGGCTCGTCGTTCAACAGCAACAGCGGCTACTCCGGCGGCGGCTCGGACGGCGGCGGTGGCGGCGGTGGAGGAGGGGGCGGCGGCGGTGGCGGCGCCGTGCACAAGCCCCGGCTGCCGGTCGCGATCCCGCCTCAGCCCGGCTCCGGCGTCGCGATCAACCTCCCCGGCGGCAAGCAGGTCATGGCGCCGAACGAGACGGCGGCGAAAGCCGTGCGCAACGCGCTTTCGCAGCTCGGCGTGCCGTACGTCTGGGGCGGCACCGCGCGTGGCCAGGGCCTCGACTGCAGCGGGCTGACCATGACGTCGTACCAGGACGCGGGCCTGCAGCTGCCGCGGACGGCGGCGCAGCAGACGGTCGGCGCGGAGGTCCCGTCGATCGACCAGCTGCTGCCCGGCGACCTCGTCGTGTGGTCCGGCCACGTGGCGATGGTGATCGGCGACGGCCAGATGGTCGAAGCCGGCGACCCGGTGCAGATCAGCAAGATCCGCACCACGAACGCGGGGCAGTCGTTCATCGGGTTCTACCGGCCGACGGGGTGA
- a CDS encoding MauE/DoxX family redox-associated membrane protein, which yields MLDAVGTLARLGLAAVWLVSGALKLADPGQTLIAVQAYDVLPGALENVVAIALPLVELVLGLFLLAGLATRWAAGAALVLLVVLIAGIAQSWARGLSIDCGCFGGGGQVAAGQTEYPQEILRDTGFALLAVWLLARPRTWLSVDGWLARGRGNSTEPGSDYSGIAEGN from the coding sequence GTGCTGGACGCCGTCGGCACGCTCGCCCGGCTCGGGCTGGCTGCCGTCTGGCTCGTTTCCGGTGCGCTGAAACTGGCGGATCCCGGGCAGACGTTGATCGCCGTGCAGGCGTACGACGTGCTCCCGGGCGCGCTCGAAAACGTGGTGGCCATCGCGCTGCCGCTCGTCGAACTCGTGCTCGGGCTGTTCCTGCTCGCGGGCCTGGCGACCCGGTGGGCCGCGGGCGCCGCGCTGGTGCTGCTCGTCGTGCTCATCGCCGGCATCGCCCAGTCGTGGGCGCGCGGGCTGAGCATCGACTGCGGGTGCTTCGGCGGCGGCGGCCAGGTGGCGGCGGGGCAGACCGAGTACCCGCAGGAGATCCTCCGCGACACCGGATTCGCGCTGCTCGCCGTGTGGCTGCTGGCGCGGCCGCGCACGTGGCTGTCGGTCGACGGCTGGCTGGCGCGGGGTCGCGGGAACTCCACCGAGCCCGGGTCCGACTACTCGGGTATCGCGGAAGGGAACTGA